The proteins below are encoded in one region of Silene latifolia isolate original U9 population chromosome 2, ASM4854445v1, whole genome shotgun sequence:
- the LOC141638108 gene encoding uncharacterized protein LOC141638108 — MVTYAVQFGSLNIAIKSDLGFEERKEYVLQKEYPDEPDSDADNAIQITSLRIVLKQERKEYVLHKEYPDEPDSDADNAIQMTYIPHEKDNIDVCCLILATTNSELQKQYENMDSAFDMINNLKAMFQEQARTERYNTVKAIFDFKMGDKDPVSPHVMKLISYFDNLERLDAGISQQLATDIILQSLPPVYKDFVLNYNMHDLQRPLQKLHEMLKTAEPNIKKVPTPEVLMVRKGKDLKGKGKGKGKAKVTGLTITKADPKPNTQKLPVVKKSVEDLCHYCNEKGALEEELCQIFGGQEEEEWCFHFFRCGSHICCNVQGLGNARGLEKGEVDLRVGNGARVAALAIGTFYLELPSGLVIELDNCYHVPAISRNIISVSFLDLKDFDILIKYKCCSVSLNGIVYCQAYIYDGLYGYVYLMKHKSESFEKFKEFQNEVLNQLGKTFKAIRSDRGGEYLSQDFGDHLRSCGIVSQLTPLGTPQWNGVSESRNRTLLDMVRSMMSHENLSISFWGYALETYAFTLNRCPSKSAEKTSYEIWTGSVPKLSFMKIWGCEAYVRKLIPEKLGPKSDKCIFVGYPKETKGYYFYNPAEHKVFVARN; from the exons ATGGTTACCTATGCGGTTCAGTTTGGTTCGCTTAACATAGCTATCAAGTCAGACTTGGGCTTTGAG GAGAGAAAGGAATACGTCCTTCAGAAGGAGTATCCTGACGAGCCCGATTCCGATGCTGATAATGCCATTCAGATAAC CTCCTTGAGAATTGTTCTCAAACAGGAGAGAAAGGAATACGTCCTTCATAAGGAGTATCCTGACGAGCCCGATTCTGATGCTGATAATGCCATTCAGATGACGTATATTCCGCACGAAAAGGACAACATTGATGTCTGTTGTCTCATACTAGCTACCACGAATTCCGAGCTTCAAAAGCAATACGAAAACATGGATTCTGCATTTGATATGATCAATAACCTGAAAGCGATGTTTCAGGAGCAAGCTAGAACTGAGAGATATAATACTGTCAAGGCAATATTTGATTTCAAGATGGGTGATAAAGACCCAGTCAGCCCGCATGTGATGAAGCTGATAAGTTATTTTGATAACTTAGAGAGGCTAGATGCTGGGATAAGCCAACAGTTGGCGACAGATATTATACTTCAGTCTCTGCCACCTGTCTATAAAGATTTTGTGTTGAACTATAACATGCATGATCTGCAGAGACCACTGCAGAAGTTACACGAAATGCTTAAGACTGCAGAGCCTAACATCAAAAAGGTTCCAACTCCTGAAGTACTCATGGTACGGAAAGGTAAGGACCTTAAAggcaaaggtaagggcaagggAAAGGCTAAGGTAACTGGTTTGACTATTACCAAGGCTGATCCTAAGCCTAATACTCAAAAGTTGCCAGTTGTGAAGAAGAGTGTTGAGGACCTTTGTCATTACTGTAATGAAAAaggggcattggaagaggaattgtgcCAAATATTTGGAGGACAAGAAGAAGAGGAATGGTGCTTCCACTTCTTCAG ATGTGGTTCTCATATCTGCTGTAATGTACAGGGTCTTGGAAACGCTAGAGGATTGGAAAAAGGTGAAGTGGACCTGCGCGTGggcaatggagcaagagttgctgcttTAGCTATAGGGACATTTTATTTAGAATTGCCAAGTGGCTTAGTTATTGAACTGGATAATTGTTATCATGTACCTGCCATTAGCAGGAATATTATTTCCGTTTCTTTTTTGGACTTGAAAGATTTTGATATTTTAATAAAGTACAAATGTTGTTCCGTTTCGCTAAATGGTATTGTGTATTGTCAAGCTTATATTTATGATGGCTT GTATGGCTATGTGTATCTTATGAAACACAAGTCGGAATCGTTTgaaaagttcaaagagttccaaaatgaagtaCTGAATCAATTGGGCAAGACATTTAAAGCCATTCGATCTGATCGAGGTGGTGAATATTTGAGCCAAGATTTCGGTGACCATCTTAGGAGCTGTGGAATTGTTTCACAACTTACCCCTCTAGGTACACCACAATGGAATGGTGTTTCTGAAAGTAGAAATCGAAccttattagatatggttcggtctatgatgagtcatgAAAATCTTTCTATATCCTTCTGGGGCTATGCACTTGAGACTTATGCATTTACACTTAACAGGTGTCCGTCTAAGTCAGCTGAAAAGacatcatatgagatatggacaggaagTGTTCCTAAGCTATCTtttatgaaaatttggggatgtgaggCTTATGTCAGGAAATTGATTCCTGAAAAGCTAGGACCCAAATCTGacaaatgcatttttgtaggatatccaaagGAAACTAAAGGGTATTACTTCTATAATCCTGCTGAgcacaaagtgtttgtggctcggaATTGA